In Sphingobacterium sp. SYP-B4668, the sequence CTCCTAAAGCGGAAGTTTGGGCCTTTATAGAGTCCAATCTCACCGAGGCAGCCAAGTACCTTTCCACGTCAAAATCGTACTACTATGTATCTGCAGATGCCGTGACAGCCTTACAGGCCCGTGTGTACTTAGCCCAAGGCAAAAAAACACAGGCTGCAACAGCTGCAGAGGGACTGATATCTTCGGGTAAATATGCCTTGGATGGTTTCGAAAAAATATTTAGAAAGCTAGGCAATACAGAGGTGATATTTGCCTTTGAAAACTTATCAGAGGAGTCTTCAATCAATATCTCGGACTTATTCTATTCGTATGCACACCCCAACAAGGGGCAGGGGACCTATAGGATCACCAACGAGATGGTCAATCGATTTGCTTCCAATGACAAGAGACGTGATATGACCATCATCAATATTGCGGGCACTGACTGTGTAAACAAATACCCTAGTGGACAAACTGGTCGGGATCCTGTTATTATCTCTCGGATATCGGAAATGTATCTCATAGCGGCAGAGGCGCTTGGCCTAGACAAAGGATTGACGCACCTGAATAAGGTCCGTCAGTATCGGGGATTGGTTGCGGTATCTCCTGCTTCAGAGGCTGACTTTTTGAACGCAGTGCTTCACGAACGGCAGTTGGAATTTTTAGGCGAGAATTTCAGGTACTACGATTTGATACGGACCGGTAATGCTGTAAGCACATTGGGGATACTGCCTTATCAAACCCTATTGCCTATACCAGGTAGCGAATTGCAGCGAAATACGAACTTAACACCTAATGCGGGATATTAATTATGAAAGGTATAAAATTACAACGAGTCCTATTGACCACAGTAGTAGGCGTATCCTTGACGATACTCTCTTGTAGCAATAAAGATGAGTTTATACGGGTAGCGGATACATACTCACTAGTACCCACTACGGAAGTGGCCAAAAAAATAGTGGAACAATCAGATTTGATGGTGCATATCCATCAAGATACGAGCTATACAATCGTGAATGGCGTGACAGCCACCGAAATTAGCTACATTTCAAAAACGGGATTGGCTAAGAAAATATTCGTGGTAGAGACAGATTTGAACACCCCGAACATCGGAATCGAGGCATCGACTCCCAATAATGCCGCACAATTTGGTATGCAACCTATGCGTACTCAGGCGACGTTTGAGGATGTCGAAGGACATAAGGTATGGGCCGGGATCAATGCCGATTTTTACAATATGACCAACGGCACACCGCAGGGCATTGTGTACAAAGAAGGAATAGCTATAAAAACGACCGTGACCGATCAATTAAATACCTTTTTTGCAATTCTAAAGAATGGGAAAGCTTTTGTCGGGGACCAAGAGGATTATGCAGCCGTCAAGAGCCAAATCCAAGAGGCAGTAGGAGGACGGGTAACATTGATTTCAGATGGTATCTTGCAACCACAGACATCTGCGGTATTGGAGCCACGAACAGCTATAGGTGTCTCCCAGGACGGTATCAAGGTGTATATGCTGGTAGTGGACGGTCGTCGCTTTCACTATTCGAATGGTATGAGCTACGAGGAATTAGGGCAATGTCTCAAAGCCTTAGGTGCCTACGATGCCATAAATCTCGATGGCGGAGGCTCTAGTACATATTTCCAACGTAGCACACCGGACTTTGCGACGGATAGGTTTAAACTGCGCAATTGGCCATCTGACAATGGCGGTGCTGAGCGTGCCGTGGCAAATGGATTATTGATAATAGCTAAATAAGAAGTATTATGTATCGTATTATAAAGTTTTTTTTCTTCTTGGTATTGGGGACGTTCAGCTTGTCGTCTTGTAAGGATACCGATTTGGAAAGTTTCAATCCCGAGGCAGGCAACATTAGTTTTGCAAGTGCAACACTAGATGCTGCCAATACCGTGGATACTCTGTGGGTAGATCTGAATAGCAATTTACCTTTTCGTTTGAAAACGGAAGCTAGTTGGCTGTCATTTGTCAAGCCGAATGGGATGGCATCTGAAAAGGTAGGTATTATCGTAGCGCGCAATCGCGACTTGACCGAAAGGGTCGCTACAGTGGTGGCCTACATTACGGAAGATGTACTGACGGAATTGCAGATAAAGCAATCTGCTGGTGACCCGGCACCTGATTTTACACGTCATTTTTACGTGAAAGTAGATGGACAGCCCACGACAGATGGTCTCTCGTGGGATAAAGCGACTACACTGCACACTGCACTGGATGAAGCGGTAAATGGAGATTACATACATGTGGCTGCGGGTGTATATACACCGACAAAAATGATCACAAATGGAACATCAGCACAGGATGTCACATTTGAGGTGGTAGAGAATGTCCATATCATAGGTGGTTATCCTGCGCAAGCGACGGACGGCGCGGTCGCTAATCCCGCCCTGCACAAAACAGAATTGAATGGAGGTAGTAAGGCTATCCATGTGGTGACGGTGATTGCACCCAAGATGCAGGGACACCAGGTCGAGTTGAATGGCATCACGATCACCAAAGGATTGGCCGGTGGTACAGGCAGTGTCAATGCGGCTGGTACTACGGTAAGCAGGCAGCATGGTGGCGGACTATTTGTGTCCAAATCCAACTTGCTTCTGAAAAACTCTTCTGTGCTAGACAATGGGTCGGCCAATCATGCTCCGGGTGTATATATTACTGCATTGGCGGATGTGACTATGGACCATGTTTCCGTAAAAAATAATTATACAACCATTGCGGCCTCTAATGGTGGTGGTATCTGGAATGATGGTTCACGTTTGGCTATGTACGATTCAGAAATTGTGGGTAATCGTATTGGTGGGGTAGGTGCTGGCCTATATAGTCTGAATACGGCAGTAGAAAGTGTCAATTTACTTTACAATGTCACGATTGCGAGAAATGTGTGCGGTATTTTCGGAAATAATAGTGTCGGTGGGGGTATATATGCTCGAGAAAAATCTTTGTTCTATGTAGTAAACTCCACGATATATGGAAACAAGGCCGGTGGTACCAATTTTGGAGGCGGTATTGCGTTATATGGGGCTACTACGTTTCACTTGATAAACTCGACGGTGTCGGGCAACGAAGCTGGGGTAAATGCGACTGCCATAGGGGGGATAGGTATACACAATTCGTCTGCAAATAACAATAATTTGTATATCTACAACTCCATCGTCTCGGGCAATGTTGGGGGCAGTTCACCTGATATTGGAGGAAGTGCTTATGCCGCATATTCGGTCAAATCGTCTATATTAGGTGCGCAAGCACTTGATTTTGATGGGAATTTGACGAATGCACAGTTTGATCCTTCAAACTCCTTTTCGGTCTTTGGATTGAACGGGGGGTATGCCGAGACGTTGCCATTGAAAGGGACGTCAGTGGCTACCACAGATGGTATGTCTAGACTGCAACTCGAAATTCTAGCGACCAATCTACAGGGGCTAGAAGCCTCTCGATTGTTGGTCGATCAAAATAACGTATCACGAACGAATAAAAAGGTGATGGGCGCAGACGTTTCTATCAAGTAAATAGCAGATGCTATATATGCAGTGCCCCCAAAAAGATAGACACTTTCTGGGGGCACTACTCAATTAAGGACAAGACAGTTACCAATTATTCCGCGGCAAAGCACGCCACTTTCCTAAAGGTTGAGTGTTTGTTAAGGTCTGCTACTCCTGATAAAATCCACTGATTATCAGTGTTTTTTTTCTGCTTTCGAACATATTTCGGACAGAAATCCTCGTCTTCGGATAATTGGAGAGATTGAAAATATAAGTGTAGTGCAAAAAAACGTCAGTTCGTTCTGAGACCAGCAGTTTCTAAAGCTTTTTTATTAAGTTTACGTTCCACGAAAATGAAATTATGAAAATGAAACGCATAACTTTTTTTTATGTATTTACAATGGTTCTTTTTCTTGCATGTTCCAAGAACGAATCAGAGCCAAAATCTTATGAATATTGGAACAATTTAGTGAACGAAAAGCGAGAAGAGATTTTTACCTTGGTTCAGTCTGTCCCCTGTACAGTGATTGACGAATTTGAAATTATTAAAAAGAATAACTACTATCTAGTACACCCGTCTGTGAAAGCGGATTTTGACAATCTTCAAGGAGAATTAGAAAAACTGGAAGTCGAAAGAAATGCGGCAAGAGCGAGAGAAGGTTGGATCGGAGACCTACCCCTTACGATTCCATCTCATCCTGTTAGGAAGATTTGCGACAATGGCAAACCGAAACTTGTGTATGTGAAAGACCTTTCTATAGAAGAAATCAATGCGGAGCTACCTGTTAGATACAACGAGATAAACAATTTTTACAAAGACGAGGTATGTAGCGATGCAACTCAGTGGATCGGTCGTTATATTTTTTCAGGTTGTAATGTTGAACCGATAGCTGTCCATAAAACGATTCGAAATGAAGAAATGGTCTCGAAAATAGACATTTACAATCAAATGATGGTAATGAAAATACAACATGAAAAACAAAGTTGTGATGTAAAAGGTCGATTCTATAAAGTATTCGAGACCAAGTCGGTAATATGTAAAGAAGGGAAACCCATTGTGATACTAGAATAGCAACCGGGGGAGTGATTAGTTTGTTTTTGCAAAAGGCCCTTTCATGCTTTGGGGAGGGAGTGTAAAATATATAGATCTAACACTTGGCCACAGTGATGATTGGCTAGTAACGCCTGACACAATTTTTTTTACCGTGGAAGAAAACCAAGGTGGCAGTCCACCAAGTAATGGTAGTTAATAAGAGATTTTATGAAATTTTTCGTTTCGACCCTCACCCTCGTTCTTTTTTTACAGGGACTTTGTTGGCGCAGAAAGACAGCTTTTTTTTGATGATTCGGTCCATACGGCGTGGCTTGGGGAGTTGGATGGGAAATCGGAAGGGGTATCTCTACTACATCAGGATACCAAAAATGGCGGGATAAGACGGTCATTCCCGCAATTGGAAAAGCAATAGATTTATTTAGATAGTTAATCAATAAGAGCGTTATGTTAAACGTCGTATATTATAATTTTTATTTAGCTTACCGTAAACTGCCGAAGGATGTTTCTCCTGACGTGAGTGCCTGTTTAGCATTGGGTGCATGCGAGAGTTTTCTGCTAGTCGGTATATTGCAGATATGTTCTCTAAAATATTTCTGTTTTGATATTGACTTTCGTGTTTTTTTTGTACTCGCTGTTTTATTGTGTGCTGTAAATTATTGGTATTACATAATAAAAGAGAATGGGAAAGAGTTGATTGATGCAAAGCCGTCGTATTTTAATAGTCGACGGCTTTCTGTGATTATTAGTCTGTTTTTCTTCTTAATTACTGTTTCGTGGATGTTCTGGGGACCAATTTATAGTAAGCATCTTTTGGAAAACTGTCGGGAGATTGCAGAGACAAAGCCTCGACCTTAAATGTATATTTAAGTATTATTTATTTAATAAGGTTGTATATTTTTGATGTTTAATTGAATAGCGCATTGCGTAGAGTAGAGACAGTTAATATGGTAAATTGTTGTTGGATATACTGGAGCAAGCTGACCTCACAAAATTGAATTAGTTTTAGGAAGTCATATTGCGTTTACAGCTCATATCCGCCTGCGTCGTTATATTTTTTCAGGTTGTAATGTTGAACCGATAGCTGTCCACAAAACGATTCGAAATGAAGGAATGGTCTCGAAAATCAGATAAACACTTTTAAGAAGGATATTAAAAATATAAAATAAGGGAATAAAAATGTTTTACATAAATAGGCTTGTCTTATGAAAATACAGAAGAAGGAGGTATTGGATGTGCTTAGGCTTTTATCAAATAAAATAAATGAAAGATTTGGCGACGAGATCACTTTAGGTTCTCAAGATTATTATTGGCAAATGACCTTAGATGAAATGTATGACGTTCAACAGGAGCCCAAGGAATTGATGATTGGACAGATCAGTGATGACTGGTTGGAGCTGAAAAGATTATTGATAGATGATGATGCGATCTCATATGATTTGGTTCGTTTTGGGGAACTACTAAAGGCGTTAAAGTATAGCAGTTCAGGTATTTGGTGATGAAAAACTTTTAAGAACAAAAGGAGACTGTAAAATAAACTGTGTCATAGATAATAATTGAATATATTATTTTTGACATAGTTTTATGAGCGTTAACGAGACAGATTTTGATTTTGAGTCCATGAAGGACAAGGCCCTTGAACAATTACGTAGTGGCAAGTCACTTTATGGGAAAGATAGAGCTTTTGCTCCATTGCTAAAAAGTTTTTTAGAATCCGCCCTTGAGGCGGAGATGGAGAGCCATATGGACGATTTTGAACGTTCTAGCGGTAACCGTCGTAATGGTAAGTCTACCAAACAGATCCGTACATCCGATGGGACTATTGATATTGATACTCCCCGCGACCGTCGCTCTAGCTTTGGTTCCACTATTAATGTTAGACCAGCAAGCACCGATGGTAGACCCACATTGGAGGTGTTACACCCAGATAATACTACTACAAAATTTAGATATGATTAATAGTAAAATATACAAATGGAATCCGATAGGTAATATTCCTAATCAACTTTATTTGAATCTGGTAAGGAATGAGAATAATAATCTTATTATCTTATTGAACATGGCCGACAGTGAGTCGACTTTGTCCATTGTTTTTGATAAAGTGATTTTTTATAAAAGCGTTATTGAAACATGTAGCTTAGGAAGACTTGATAACTATCCTATTTTAAGTACTGAATGGCCTCTTTTTAAGGATGAACAATCCGAATATATTGAAGATCTAATTGCTCAAAGTTATCAAATCTATACAAGGGAAGATTTGAATCATTATATTATCACCCATGGTGATGGGATAATAGATGTTGTATGTTTTTCTCAACCATTGGTAAGGTGGGAGGAGTAGTAGAAACCAAGCCTGTATTCTGTTTGTTTAAATACTTCACCAAGAAGTATCAAAGTCGTTAGGCTTATGATGTGTGTATAGTTTTCGTTCTCATTATTCTTCCTGTCCATATACGATTCCCTGTTCGCGCAATACATTTTTTCACGTTCGATTTCAGCGATAAGCTCTTCTTCCGAAGGCAGCTCGAGCAAATATTTGCTCACGAACAATTGTTGGTCACTATCAGCAATGGCATATTCTACCAAAGCTCTGTTCTGATTTGTGACCAGCAATAATCCGACAGGTGGATTATTCTCCTCTTGCATAATCTCCCTTTTGTAGTAATTTACATACGTTTTTAATTGGCCGATATGTTCGTGCTTGGCTTCGTCTACTTTGAGTTCTACAAGGATGTGGAATTTCAATATCCGGTGATAAAAGACAAGGTCGATAAAGAAATATTCGCCACCTATTAGTAAATGTCCAAGGAAAATCTTGGGATGATATAATCAATAGTGCAACAAGGACAGGTGGTAAAGATTTAGGATTTTAAAATAAGTAAAGATGAGACTATTAAAAAACTTTGATCTATTCAAGGAATATTATAATATAGATACAAATCAATTTTGTTCTTTTGGGGATCTTCAAAAAACAATAGGAATATACAAAATTATAAAAAGTATAATGACGGGTTTACTGGTTGAAGATGGCTGCCTTTATTTTTTGTTTGGGGAAGAAAAGTTTCTAATAACAGAATCTCATCAAGTATTACTTGAAGTAAAAAGTAATGTTGAAAACAAATTTAGTCTTATCAAGGGAAATGATGTGCTTGTTGAATTTTTATATTCAAAACCAAGCACTAAATTAAATGTTTCGCCAATTGAATACATTGATGAAGATGATTTTAAATGGGGTGATTTTATCGCAAGAATTATAAATGATGAATCACGAAAAAGAAATTTTGTAACGAACTTAATGGAAAGCCACTAAGGGCGTAACTAACATTGCTAAGAATGCTAAAAAGATATCACCTGATGGTATTGACAAATTCTTAAATGCATGAAAGGATTGGCATAAGGGCTCAGCTAAAGGTAATTTTCTTAAACCATTCAAGAAAGAATTGAAAAGTGATACTAATGCAGATTTTTACATTGATAAGACCACAAGAGAAGTCTTTTTGAAAAGTAATAAATCTTGGTAATTGGATAAACACGGGTCAAAAATTTGATTAAGTATGATTTTTAAATATAGGTTTTCAGTTGCGGGAGATAATTTTTATCCAGAAGTAATCCTTAATAATATTCAAGGTGATTTTGTTGTCGACTCTTATTTTAACCCAACAGATAAAAAGGTTGACAATAAACCTGATGAGTATGGTTATGGAAATTTGTCTTTCTGGCACAAAAGTAAGTTTTCAACTGAAGATGAAATCGCAGAATACGAAAAGGACTTTATTGAGTTTATAGAAAAGAATCATTGGTAGCCTTACCTTACCACCGTGCGGGATTATTCGTTCTATAATTTGGTTTTTAGCGGTGCTCATGAACTCATCTCGATACTCGAAATTCGGTTATGTAGGCGGCATCGAATATAATAATGGGGCCATCGATATCATCCACAATTCGGAGGGTTATGCGCTCAAGAACGGGACTACCTATGTATACCACTACAACTTGATCGACCACCTTGGCAATGTCAGGGCCACCATCAAGGACAGCAGTAGATGTCGTACAGCGTGACAATTATTCATTGATGTTTTACCTTCAGCGGCGTTCATGAGCTCGATACATTTGGGTGTAGCTCGGTTTTTATCCATTCGGTATGCGTAAGGGAAAGGCTTCACACCTAGGGAAAGAACTTTTACCTCCTGCATAGCTTTTTTCAATCTGAGCCTTAAAAAACTTTCAATAGAAACTTCAGACTTATATGGATACCACATATAAAATTTCTCAACTAATTTTCACTCACTAGCCCATACTCCTTCCTAAAGGGTTTGGTAATAAAAAACACAAGTAATTGAAGGTAGAACAATAATGGAAATATTCCTACAAACCATCTCAATCGACTAATGTCAAATTCTTCTTCTACTAGAATTTGAACAGGATATAGAAAATCCATTATAAGCACATTACTGGATATCCTCCCTATATAAAGTACATCATATACTCCATAAAGACAAAACCCAACAAGAGCAAACCAATTAATCTTATTTTTCACTTTAATAAGAAGAAGAATAGCTACTATTAATAAAATACTACTGTTTCGCAATGGCACATTATAAATCAAGCATATTGTGACATTAGCTATCAATATTACCATCAAAAAAACGCAAACAGTTTTACGATAAACATCAAACATCACTTATAATTATAATATTTAACAACATCACTATATACTTTTTTAAGGTAGTTAACGGACCTGACTTTTGGAGTTTCATAAAGTCCATCCTTGCTCCATGTAGGACGAACTTATCTACTTTTTTCGAGTATGATGAGCAGGTTCGCAAGACTATTTACACCACTAATCCTATTGAGGGAATGCACCGTCAGGTCCGTAAAATTACGAAAACTAAAGGTGCATTCAGTTCTGAGCAGGCTCTTATGAAGTTGATGTTCTTGATAATAAAGGACATCTCTAAAAAGTGGACTATGCCGATGCACAACTGGGGCTTGACGATATCTCAACTTTATATTAAATTTGGAGATAGGCTCAAGCTGGATAGAG encodes:
- a CDS encoding RagB/SusD family nutrient uptake outer membrane protein, with the protein product MKFRNLYIIACAATLSLYSCADKLDLYSHSAMSPDEVTANDIPALRLGMYNNMQNDPGVHNFILFDLLGGDLQGGANSSPINLINSTLSPLNAVVSRGWNGYYSSLYQVNNVLSICLAQPESAIRNLTLGEAYYFRALNYYNLVTRWGDVPVLPENTLEKPFRAPKAEVWAFIESNLTEAAKYLSTSKSYYYVSADAVTALQARVYLAQGKKTQAATAAEGLISSGKYALDGFEKIFRKLGNTEVIFAFENLSEESSINISDLFYSYAHPNKGQGTYRITNEMVNRFASNDKRRDMTIINIAGTDCVNKYPSGQTGRDPVIISRISEMYLIAAEALGLDKGLTHLNKVRQYRGLVAVSPASEADFLNAVLHERQLEFLGENFRYYDLIRTGNAVSTLGILPYQTLLPIPGSELQRNTNLTPNAGY
- a CDS encoding phosphodiester glycosidase family protein translates to MKGIKLQRVLLTTVVGVSLTILSCSNKDEFIRVADTYSLVPTTEVAKKIVEQSDLMVHIHQDTSYTIVNGVTATEISYISKTGLAKKIFVVETDLNTPNIGIEASTPNNAAQFGMQPMRTQATFEDVEGHKVWAGINADFYNMTNGTPQGIVYKEGIAIKTTVTDQLNTFFAILKNGKAFVGDQEDYAAVKSQIQEAVGGRVTLISDGILQPQTSAVLEPRTAIGVSQDGIKVYMLVVDGRRFHYSNGMSYEELGQCLKALGAYDAINLDGGGSSTYFQRSTPDFATDRFKLRNWPSDNGGAERAVANGLLIIAK
- a CDS encoding PDDEXK nuclease domain-containing protein, whose translation is MFLGHLLIGGEYFFIDLVFYHRILKFHILVELKVDEAKHEHIGQLKTYVNYYKREIMQEENNPPVGLLLVTNQNRALVEYAIADSDQQLFVSKYLLELPSEEELIAEIEREKMYCANRESYMDRKNNENENYTHIISLTTLILLGEVFKQTEYRLGFYYSSHLTNG
- a CDS encoding transposase — its product is MYFFKVVNGPDFWSFIKSILAPCRTNLSTFFEYDEQVRKTIYTTNPIEGMHRQVRKITKTKGAFSSEQALMKLMFLIIKDISKKWTMPMHNWGLTISQLYIKFGDRLKLDRGF